From one Saccharomyces cerevisiae S288C chromosome XVI, complete sequence genomic stretch:
- the MRPL40 gene encoding mitochondrial 54S ribosomal protein uL24m MRPL40 (Mitochondrial ribosomal protein of the large subunit): MSGSYQHLSNVGSRVMKRLGNRPKNFLPHSEKFIKKSTPEFMKSDLKEVDEKTSFKSEKEWKFIPGDRVVVMSGASKGNIAVIKSFDKRTNSFILDENGPTKTVPVPKQFWLEGQTSHMITIPVSILGKDLRLVADIDDEKTPGKTRTVAVRDVSFNGSYYDADYKKVMPYRCVKGQPDLIIPWPKPDPIDVQTNLATDPVIAREQTFWVDSVVRNPIPKKAIPSIRNPHSKYKRGTLTAKDIAKLVAPEMPLTEVRKSHLAEKKELAEREVPKLTEEDMEAIGARVFEFLEKQKRE, encoded by the coding sequence ATGTCTGGAAGCTATCAACATTTATCAAACGTTGGATCGCGTGTTATGAAAAGATTGGGGAATCGACCCAAAAACTTTCTTCCTCATAGTGAAAagttcattaaaaaatctACGCCTGAGTTCATGAAGTCAGATTTAAAGGAAGTAGATGAGAAAACTAGTTTCAAGAgtgaaaaagaatggaaGTTTATACCTGGCGACAGAGTAGTAGTAATGAGCGGGGCTTCCAAAGGAAATATAGCTGTAATTAAATCTTTCgataaaagaacaaattcaTTCATATTAGATGAGAATGGGCCCACAAAGACTGTTCCAGTTCCTAAACAATTCTGGCTTGAAGGCCAAACATCTCACATGATAACAATTCCAGTTTCAATTTTGGGAAAGGATTTAAGGCTAGTTGCTGATATTGACGATGAAAAGACCCCAGGAAAGACAAGAACGGTGGCAGTAAGGGATGTTTCCTTCAATGGTTCCTACTATGATGCAGACTACAAAAAGGTAATGCCATATAGATGCGTAAAGGGTCAACCAGACTTGATCATTCCATGGCCTAAACCAGACCCAATTGATGTGCAAACGAACTTGGCTACCGATCCTGTAATTGCTAGAGAACAAACATTTTGGGTCGATTCCGTAGTGAGAAACCCTATTCCAAAAAAGGCAATACCAAGTATTCGCAATCCTCATTCTAAGTACAAAAGGGGTACCTTGACAGCGAAAGATATAGCTAAGCTAGTAGCACCTGAGATGCCCCTAACAGAGGTAAGAAAAAGCCATTtggcagaaaaaaaggagtTGGCTGAGAGAGAAGTACCAAAACTAACTGAAGAGGACATGGAAGCTATTGGGGCGAgggtttttgaatttttggaaaaacaaaaaagagaataa